A region from the Aquimarina sp. ERC-38 genome encodes:
- a CDS encoding SDR family NAD(P)-dependent oxidoreductase has protein sequence MDLKIKGKTALITGGDSGMGQETAKFLVREGVHVILSDKENGESLQEAKKKVEKEAQDGAKVLTMAADISNYVNVKELADRIEKEMGGAHIVFHSAGARGAAGDFLELTDEDWKNTIEIDLMGSVRVARAFIPHFQKLNWGRMIMVASENAFQPYEEESPYNACKAGIINLSKCLSRAYSKENILFNCISPAYIETPMTDAMMEELAEEKNISVEEAVEWFVENKRPHIAMQRRGKPEEIASVIAFLCSEHASFINGTNIRVDGGSVASAFG, from the coding sequence ATGGATTTAAAGATTAAGGGTAAAACTGCTTTGATAACCGGTGGGGATTCCGGAATGGGACAGGAAACAGCAAAATTTTTAGTTAGAGAAGGAGTTCATGTTATTCTTTCAGACAAAGAAAACGGAGAGAGTTTGCAGGAAGCAAAGAAAAAGGTAGAAAAAGAAGCTCAGGATGGAGCGAAAGTACTGACTATGGCTGCCGATATCTCTAATTATGTAAATGTGAAAGAACTGGCGGATCGTATAGAAAAAGAAATGGGTGGTGCGCATATCGTATTTCATTCGGCAGGGGCAAGGGGTGCTGCAGGTGACTTCTTAGAACTTACGGATGAAGACTGGAAAAATACCATTGAGATTGACCTGATGGGTTCCGTACGAGTGGCACGGGCTTTTATTCCACATTTTCAGAAATTAAACTGGGGTCGTATGATTATGGTGGCATCTGAGAATGCTTTCCAACCTTATGAAGAGGAAAGTCCTTATAACGCTTGTAAAGCCGGAATTATCAATTTATCTAAATGTTTATCCCGGGCATATTCTAAAGAAAATATCTTATTTAATTGTATCTCTCCGGCTTATATAGAAACTCCGATGACAGATGCCATGATGGAAGAATTAGCCGAAGAAAAAAATATTAGTGTAGAAGAAGCAGTAGAGTGGTTTGTAGAAAATAAACGTCCGCATATCGCAATGCAACGTAGGGGTAAACCTGAAGAAATTGCTTCTGTAATTGCCTTTTTATGTTCAGAGCATGCCAGTTTTATCAATGGTACCAATATTCGGGTAGACGGGGGTTCGGTAGCCTCTGCATTTGGGTAG
- a CDS encoding acyl-CoA carboxylase subunit beta codes for MDLTFNKNEDHNKLLVSSLRQKLAEVYLGGGEKKIEKQYTKGKLTARERIAYLLDKDASTLEIAAFAGDGMYKEHGGCPSGGVVVIIGYIKGVQCLVVANDATVKAGAWFPITGKKNLRAQEIAMENRLPIIYLVDSAGVYLPMQDEIFPDKEHFGRIFRNNAVMSSMGITQISAVMGSCVAGGAYLPIMSDEALIVNKTGSIFLAGSYLVKAAIGETIDNETLGGATTHCEISGVTDYKAESDQDALDTIKKIISKIGAPENAGFNRTTPIAPILNEKDIYGIIPKARNEQYDMREIIKRLVDASEFDEYKEGYGQSILTGYARIDGWAVGIVANQRKIVKNKKGEMQFGGVIYSDSADKATRFIANCNQKKIPLVFLQDVTGFMVGSKSEHGGIIKDGAKMVNAVSNSVVPKFTIVIGNSYGAGNYAMCGKAYDPRFIYAWPSAELAVMGGAQAAKVLTQIETASLKKKGEELSEEDENTIYSKIKARYDDQISPYYAAARLWTDGIIDPLDTRKVISMGIEAANQSPIEKPFNMGVLQV; via the coding sequence ATGGACCTAACTTTTAATAAAAACGAGGATCATAATAAATTACTGGTATCTTCCTTACGACAAAAACTAGCAGAAGTATACCTGGGAGGTGGTGAAAAGAAGATTGAAAAACAATATACAAAAGGTAAATTAACAGCAAGAGAACGTATCGCTTACTTACTTGACAAAGATGCATCTACCCTGGAAATTGCAGCTTTTGCCGGAGACGGAATGTACAAAGAACATGGAGGTTGTCCCAGCGGAGGTGTAGTGGTTATTATAGGATATATTAAAGGAGTTCAGTGCCTGGTAGTGGCTAATGACGCTACGGTAAAAGCCGGAGCCTGGTTTCCCATCACGGGTAAAAAAAACCTACGCGCTCAGGAAATTGCTATGGAAAATCGATTACCGATCATCTACTTAGTAGATAGCGCCGGAGTGTACTTGCCAATGCAAGACGAAATTTTTCCGGATAAAGAACATTTTGGCCGGATTTTTAGGAATAATGCGGTGATGAGCAGTATGGGGATTACCCAAATTTCGGCGGTTATGGGTAGTTGTGTAGCCGGCGGAGCCTATTTACCAATTATGAGTGATGAAGCTTTGATTGTAAATAAAACCGGAAGTATCTTTCTGGCGGGCAGCTATTTAGTAAAAGCAGCTATCGGAGAAACTATTGATAATGAAACCCTGGGAGGTGCTACTACCCATTGCGAAATATCTGGGGTTACAGATTATAAAGCAGAGAGTGACCAGGATGCCCTTGACACAATTAAAAAAATTATATCCAAAATAGGAGCCCCTGAAAATGCTGGTTTTAATAGAACTACCCCTATTGCACCCATACTAAACGAAAAAGATATTTACGGGATTATACCCAAAGCTAGAAACGAACAATATGATATGCGCGAAATCATTAAGCGCCTGGTAGATGCATCAGAGTTTGATGAATATAAAGAAGGTTACGGACAAAGTATACTTACCGGATATGCTCGTATTGACGGTTGGGCGGTAGGTATTGTAGCCAATCAACGTAAAATTGTAAAAAATAAAAAAGGAGAAATGCAGTTCGGGGGGGTAATTTACTCGGACTCTGCGGATAAAGCCACCCGTTTTATTGCCAATTGTAATCAGAAAAAGATTCCCCTGGTATTTTTACAAGACGTCACTGGTTTTATGGTGGGTAGTAAAAGCGAACATGGAGGAATTATTAAAGATGGTGCAAAAATGGTCAATGCTGTTAGTAATAGCGTAGTACCTAAATTTACTATTGTAATTGGAAACTCGTACGGAGCCGGAAATTATGCGATGTGTGGTAAAGCCTATGACCCTCGCTTTATCTATGCCTGGCCTAGTGCAGAGTTGGCAGTTATGGGAGGAGCGCAAGCGGCAAAAGTACTCACCCAAATTGAAACAGCTTCTTTAAAGAAAAAAGGAGAAGAATTATCCGAAGAAGACGAGAATACTATATATTCTAAAATTAAAGCACGTTACGACGATCAAATTTCGCCTTATTATGCAGCTGCCCGTCTCTGGACAGATGGTATCATAGATCCGCTGGACACCCGAAAAGTAATTTCAATGGGTATTGAAGCAGCCAACCAGTCCCCTATCGAAAAACCTTTTAATATGGGGGTGTTACAAGTGTAG
- a CDS encoding DNA/RNA non-specific endonuclease, with product MQNISIKNVALATIIILFINSCTTEDNISEIENQSLAIFGTLEAPTYLYDNQGPHEHNHSNKRASGFTEGFENTDKPSYANGTIFLQNGNWFASDALVGDLSNDRKFGRQSVRIRNTGYVVMSFDMDNGARSVSVRHAKYGSDGTSTWRLIASYDRGDNWSFVGNTVTTSSTRLNTVSFSVNDTRRVRYGIYKTGGGSSRINIDNIEINTGGSTGGRAQRDSNLTFGNPSNAGNFSNNYFLLRPEYTLSYNEDRGTANWVSWHLSKAWRGSASRCNCFEEDRSLPSSFFRVSSSDYSGSGFDRGHICPSADRTFSSGGNANTFFMTNMAPQAPDNNQKSWADFENYLRSLLDDNEIHIISGVAGSGGTGREGFRRTIANGAVSVPDSFWKVALIIPNGTNDINRVTTSSRVLAINVPNDQNISTNWRNFRTSIDAIERLTGYDFYENLPNQVEAVLEARVGN from the coding sequence ATGCAAAACATTTCTATTAAAAATGTTGCTTTGGCAACAATCATTATTCTTTTCATTAATAGTTGTACTACCGAAGATAATATCTCCGAAATTGAAAATCAAAGCTTAGCTATTTTCGGTACACTAGAAGCTCCGACTTATCTATACGACAACCAGGGGCCACATGAACATAATCATAGTAATAAAAGAGCATCCGGCTTTACTGAAGGTTTTGAAAATACAGATAAACCCAGTTATGCTAACGGAACTATTTTTCTTCAAAATGGCAACTGGTTTGCTTCGGATGCTCTGGTAGGAGACCTGTCCAATGACCGGAAATTCGGAAGACAATCCGTACGTATCCGGAATACCGGTTATGTAGTAATGAGTTTTGATATGGATAACGGAGCCCGTTCTGTAAGTGTACGCCATGCTAAATACGGTAGTGACGGTACTTCTACCTGGCGTTTGATTGCCTCCTATGATCGAGGTGATAACTGGTCTTTTGTAGGCAATACGGTAACTACTAGCTCCACCCGTTTAAATACGGTAAGCTTCTCAGTGAACGATACTCGCCGTGTTCGTTACGGAATCTATAAAACCGGAGGCGGGAGCAGTCGGATTAACATTGATAATATCGAAATTAATACTGGCGGAAGTACCGGAGGACGGGCACAAAGAGATAGCAACCTAACCTTTGGAAATCCATCAAATGCCGGTAATTTCTCCAATAATTATTTTTTATTAAGACCTGAATATACATTATCTTATAATGAAGACCGCGGTACGGCTAATTGGGTAAGTTGGCACCTGAGCAAAGCCTGGAGAGGTTCTGCTTCGAGGTGTAACTGTTTTGAAGAAGATCGTTCATTGCCTTCTTCTTTCTTTAGAGTTTCCTCTTCGGATTATAGTGGTTCGGGTTTTGACCGGGGGCATATCTGTCCGTCGGCAGACCGGACTTTTAGTAGTGGTGGTAATGCAAATACCTTTTTTATGACCAATATGGCACCACAAGCCCCGGACAATAATCAAAAGAGTTGGGCTGATTTTGAGAATTACCTCAGGTCACTATTAGATGATAACGAGATTCATATAATTTCCGGAGTGGCAGGTAGTGGTGGTACCGGTCGTGAAGGATTCAGGCGGACGATTGCGAATGGGGCGGTAAGCGTACCAGATTCTTTTTGGAAAGTAGCCTTAATTATTCCTAACGGAACCAATGATATTAACCGGGTAACTACCTCCTCAAGAGTACTGGCAATCAACGTTCCGAATGACCAGAATATCAGTACGAACTGGAGAAATTTTAGGACTAGTATTGATGCTATCGAGCGATTGACCGGATATGATTTTTATGAAAATTTACCTAACCAGGTAGAAGCTGTTTTAGAAGCCAGGGTAGGAAATTAG
- a CDS encoding CAL67264 family membrane protein — protein sequence MGMNKNTVLAWATFIMILVGVSLILLGAFRYREVSGWGFAAVGIGFFAIAWVFNALKGRV from the coding sequence ATGGGTATGAATAAAAATACGGTATTGGCATGGGCTACATTTATCATGATTCTGGTAGGAGTCTCCTTAATTCTCCTAGGGGCTTTTAGGTACAGAGAGGTCTCCGGCTGGGGATTTGCCGCAGTTGGAATCGGTTTTTTTGCCATTGCCTGGGTATTTAATGCCTTAAAAGGAAGAGTATAG
- the ettA gene encoding energy-dependent translational throttle protein EttA, which translates to MSDDKKVIFSMSGVTKTFKSANTPVLKNIYLSFFYGAKIGILGLNGSGKSTLLKIIAGIDKNFQGDVVFSSDYSVGYLEQEPQLDPDKTVLEVVKEGAAETVAILDEYNKINDMFGLPEVYEDADKMQKLMDKQAELQDKIDASNAWELDTKLEIAMDALRTPDPDKKIEVLSGGERRRVALCRLLLKEPDVLLLDEPTNHLDAESVHWLEHHLAQYKGTVIAVTHDRYFLDNIAGWILELDRGEGIPWKGNYSSWLDQKSKRMAQESKTASKRQKTLERELEWVRQGAKGRQTKQKARLKNYDKLMSQDQKQVDEKLEIYIPNGPRLGTNVIDAKGVSKAFGDKLLYEDLNFTLPQAGIVGIIGPNGAGKTTIFKMIMGEETPDQGNFEVGETAKIAYVDQSHSNIDTEKTIWQNFSDEQELIMMGGRQVNSRAYLSRFNFSGSEQNKKVATLSGGERNRLHLAMTLKEEGNVLLLDEPTNDLDVNTLRALEEGLENFAGCAVVISHDRWFLDRICTHILAFEGDSQVYFFEGSFSDYEENKKKRLGGDLMPKRIKYKKLVR; encoded by the coding sequence ATGTCTGATGACAAGAAAGTGATTTTTTCCATGTCGGGAGTCACTAAAACCTTTAAAAGTGCCAATACTCCGGTACTCAAAAATATATATTTAAGCTTTTTCTACGGAGCTAAAATTGGTATCTTGGGTTTAAACGGCTCTGGTAAATCAACTTTATTAAAAATCATTGCCGGGATAGATAAAAATTTTCAGGGAGATGTGGTTTTTTCTTCGGATTATTCAGTAGGATACCTGGAACAAGAACCTCAGTTAGATCCCGATAAAACCGTACTGGAAGTAGTCAAAGAAGGAGCGGCTGAAACGGTTGCCATCCTGGATGAATACAATAAAATAAATGATATGTTCGGCTTGCCGGAAGTCTATGAAGATGCAGATAAAATGCAAAAGCTGATGGATAAACAGGCAGAACTTCAGGATAAAATTGATGCTAGTAATGCCTGGGAATTAGATACCAAGCTGGAAATTGCCATGGATGCTTTGCGTACACCGGACCCCGATAAAAAAATAGAGGTATTGTCCGGTGGAGAACGAAGAAGGGTGGCCCTATGTCGTTTATTATTAAAAGAACCGGATGTGTTATTGCTTGACGAACCAACCAACCACCTGGATGCCGAATCCGTACATTGGTTAGAACACCACTTGGCACAATATAAAGGAACGGTAATCGCTGTGACCCACGATCGGTATTTTCTTGATAATATCGCAGGTTGGATACTTGAATTAGATAGGGGAGAAGGAATTCCTTGGAAAGGGAACTATTCTTCTTGGCTAGACCAAAAATCCAAGCGAATGGCACAGGAATCCAAAACTGCTTCTAAACGTCAAAAAACCCTGGAACGTGAATTGGAATGGGTAAGACAGGGAGCTAAAGGTAGGCAAACCAAACAAAAGGCTCGTTTAAAGAACTACGATAAGTTGATGAGCCAGGATCAAAAACAGGTAGATGAAAAACTGGAAATCTATATTCCGAATGGCCCCCGGTTAGGGACTAATGTAATTGATGCCAAAGGAGTGAGTAAGGCTTTTGGGGACAAGTTATTATACGAAGATCTAAACTTTACGTTACCACAAGCTGGTATTGTTGGGATCATTGGTCCTAACGGGGCGGGGAAAACGACGATCTTTAAAATGATAATGGGTGAAGAAACCCCGGATCAAGGAAATTTTGAAGTAGGTGAAACTGCAAAAATAGCTTATGTAGATCAAAGTCATAGTAATATTGATACGGAAAAGACCATCTGGCAAAATTTTAGTGATGAGCAAGAATTAATTATGATGGGTGGAAGACAGGTAAATTCCAGGGCTTATTTAAGTCGTTTTAACTTTAGCGGAAGCGAACAAAACAAAAAAGTAGCCACTCTATCTGGTGGGGAACGGAACCGTTTGCATCTGGCAATGACTTTAAAAGAAGAGGGCAACGTATTGTTACTGGATGAACCTACTAATGATTTGGATGTAAATACCTTGAGAGCCCTGGAAGAAGGTCTGGAAAACTTTGCGGGATGTGCGGTAGTAATTTCTCACGACCGTTGGTTTTTAGATCGAATATGTACACATATTTTAGCTTTTGAAGGAGATTCACAGGTATACTTTTTTGAAGGAAGTTTTTCTGATTATGAAGAAAACAAGAAAAAACGTCTAGGGGGAGACCTTATGCCTAAACGAATTAAGTATAAAAAGTTGGTTCGGTAG
- a CDS encoding pseudouridine synthase: protein MENHHHFKIYKPYGYLSQFVNNGQKQGKKKLLGELFDFPEKLMSVGRLDEKSEGLLLLTTDGKLSNHINSAGIEKEYYALVDGQITEEILKTLRTGVEIGFDGKKYQTKPSKVVALPEKSNLPERSKKIRDARHGPVSWISITLIEGKFRQVRKMTSAVGLPTLRLVRVRIGSIYLENMQVGEVVALPDIAIL, encoded by the coding sequence TTGGAGAACCACCATCACTTTAAGATATATAAACCTTACGGGTATTTAAGCCAATTTGTGAATAACGGTCAAAAGCAAGGTAAAAAGAAGTTACTCGGTGAGTTATTTGATTTTCCGGAAAAATTGATGTCTGTGGGTCGCCTGGACGAAAAATCTGAAGGCCTTTTACTGCTAACTACAGATGGAAAATTAAGTAATCATATCAATAGTGCAGGTATTGAAAAGGAATATTATGCCTTAGTTGACGGACAAATTACCGAAGAGATTCTTAAAACATTAAGAACTGGGGTCGAGATAGGTTTTGATGGTAAAAAATATCAGACCAAACCTTCCAAAGTGGTCGCCCTCCCAGAAAAATCGAATCTACCGGAACGTAGTAAAAAAATCCGGGATGCCCGTCACGGTCCGGTCAGTTGGATTTCTATAACCTTAATCGAAGGAAAGTTTAGGCAAGTCCGCAAAATGACGTCAGCGGTAGGATTGCCTACCTTACGTTTGGTTCGGGTTCGGATAGGTAGTATCTATCTAGAAAATATGCAGGTGGGGGAAGTTGTTGCATTACCGGATATCGCTATTCTATAG
- a CDS encoding MBL fold metallo-hydrolase — MKNILFISVLITVFFTSCKNTKKSEDSIKNTNEELATNKIIPTETTEKEKVATITPIEHATTVVEYNDVVIYIDPTGGRKAFEGQKKPDMVLITDIHGDHMNIATLDSLDLSDAQVIAPQAVAEKLPASYNSQLIILNNGESKNLKGITIEAIPMYNLREEALKFHNKGRGNGYVLTLGKERVYFSGDTEDIPEMRSLENIDKAFVCMNLPYTMPVEAAADAVLAFKPKRVYPYHYRGTEGLSDVSKFKALVNAGSPDIEVIQWDWYPAIP, encoded by the coding sequence ATGAAAAACATACTATTTATTTCTGTTTTAATTACAGTTTTTTTTACTTCCTGTAAAAACACTAAAAAATCAGAGGATTCAATAAAGAATACCAATGAAGAACTGGCAACTAATAAAATAATACCTACTGAAACTACAGAAAAAGAAAAAGTCGCTACCATTACCCCTATTGAACATGCCACTACGGTAGTAGAATATAATGATGTCGTAATCTATATTGACCCAACCGGAGGTAGAAAAGCTTTTGAAGGTCAGAAAAAACCGGATATGGTTTTGATTACAGATATTCACGGAGATCACATGAATATAGCAACCCTGGATAGTTTGGATTTATCCGATGCACAAGTAATAGCTCCACAAGCCGTGGCAGAAAAACTACCCGCTTCTTATAATAGTCAGCTAATAATTTTAAATAATGGTGAAAGTAAAAACCTAAAAGGGATTACCATAGAGGCTATACCCATGTACAACTTAAGAGAAGAAGCCCTAAAATTTCATAATAAAGGTAGAGGAAACGGATATGTACTGACCTTAGGAAAAGAACGTGTTTATTTTTCAGGAGATACGGAAGATATTCCTGAAATGCGAAGCTTAGAAAATATTGATAAAGCTTTTGTCTGTATGAATTTGCCGTATACCATGCCAGTTGAGGCGGCGGCAGATGCCGTACTTGCTTTTAAACCTAAAAGGGTATATCCTTACCATTATCGGGGTACCGAAGGCTTAAGCGATGTTTCCAAATTTAAAGCTTTAGTCAATGCTGGTAGTCCTGATATCGAAGTGATTCAATGGGATTGGTATCCGGCGATACCGTAA
- a CDS encoding sulfite exporter TauE/SafE family protein, with protein sequence MNEILVYFLIIAIGFFAGIVNTLAGGGSLLTLPLLIFLGLPPAVANGTNRIGIFIQTATSVAGFKSKGIQPSRFSFYLGIWALIGSLIGARIAVTLDEEIFNKILAVIMVLVVIFMLVKPKTANNKPKTEQTLLKKSIGGILFFLIGIYGGFIQAGVGILILFALSTVHRFSLVQSNAIKAIVVGIYTVAALSIFIYNDQVNYTYGLILAAGNAGGGWIASRWSVNKGDGLVKFFLLVMVIAMAIKLWVDS encoded by the coding sequence ATGAATGAAATTTTAGTATACTTCTTAATTATTGCAATAGGTTTTTTTGCCGGAATCGTAAATACGTTGGCGGGGGGAGGTTCTTTATTAACTCTGCCCCTACTCATATTTCTAGGGCTTCCCCCGGCAGTAGCTAACGGGACTAATCGTATCGGAATTTTTATTCAAACCGCAACTTCTGTAGCTGGATTTAAAAGTAAAGGTATTCAACCTTCTCGTTTTAGTTTTTACCTGGGTATTTGGGCGTTAATAGGTTCGTTAATTGGAGCCCGAATAGCAGTCACACTGGATGAAGAAATCTTCAATAAAATACTGGCGGTTATCATGGTGCTGGTAGTTATTTTTATGCTGGTAAAACCTAAAACAGCTAATAATAAACCTAAAACCGAACAGACTCTTTTAAAAAAATCGATAGGTGGGATACTCTTTTTTCTTATTGGTATCTACGGGGGTTTTATCCAGGCTGGAGTAGGTATCCTTATTCTTTTTGCATTAAGCACCGTACATCGCTTTTCCTTAGTTCAATCTAATGCTATAAAAGCCATAGTTGTAGGTATATATACTGTTGCCGCCCTGAGCATTTTTATTTATAATGACCAGGTTAATTATACATACGGTCTAATTTTGGCTGCCGGCAATGCTGGTGGTGGGTGGATTGCCAGTCGTTGGTCTGTAAATAAGGGAGACGGATTGGTTAAATTCTTTTTGCTAGTAATGGTAATAGCTATGGCTATTAAACTCTGGGTGGATAGTTAA
- a CDS encoding SulP family inorganic anion transporter — protein sequence MLFIPIANYKNTVLKKIDHIFPIAAVFRSYTRSQFKADLIAGITVSIVLIPQAMAYALLMGVPPIYGLYACVFPLFIYTFLGTSRLLSIGPVAVTAILVMSGVSQLAEPFSDQFLSLVIFSSLLIGLLQIILGVLRMGFLVNLISQPVLTGFISAAAIIIIVSQLGEALGISVPSLNTFQRIQYTFQNLQNTHVLTFVMCLLSILLIMGLRKWKHSFPGALFILLLSSLATYYFKLYDQGISVIGEVPKGLPDFELPDFSYQNMLTLLPAVLTITFIGYVGSIGIAKSLELKNKDHVIKPSQELLALGIAKVIGAFFQAVPSSGSYSRTAINDRAGGKTQISSLITAILVVISLLFLTTYFYYIPKAVLAAIILVSVLGLIDVKEAIHLWHIKRKEFIIMITTFIGTLIIGVELGIFIGVLSAYFFLQYHSSRPHVAELVKIPDTNYYRNILRFPEALRSEQYLIIRFDDQLYFANATYFKDVILKHIGQRSVTPKFLILDAKNMHDMDTTGLYILEDVYTYLENSEIQLLISGAIGPVRDFLQRSGFTDQLGSAYYFMTIADAVSYVENKSVHTHTFTPAVQYNERRSLLD from the coding sequence TTGCTTTTTATACCTATTGCTAATTATAAAAATACCGTTTTAAAGAAAATTGATCACATATTTCCGATTGCTGCTGTTTTCAGATCATATACTCGCTCTCAGTTTAAAGCAGATTTAATTGCTGGTATTACGGTTAGCATTGTTTTAATTCCTCAGGCCATGGCGTATGCTTTGCTTATGGGAGTACCTCCGATTTACGGATTGTACGCTTGTGTTTTCCCTTTATTTATTTATACGTTTTTAGGAACTTCCCGTTTATTAAGTATAGGTCCGGTAGCCGTTACTGCTATTTTAGTCATGAGCGGAGTAAGCCAACTTGCTGAACCCTTTAGTGATCAGTTTTTAAGCCTGGTTATTTTTAGTAGCTTATTAATTGGTTTATTACAGATTATTTTGGGGGTTTTACGGATGGGCTTTTTAGTAAATTTAATTTCACAACCCGTGCTTACCGGTTTTATTTCTGCTGCAGCAATTATTATTATCGTATCCCAATTAGGGGAAGCACTGGGTATTTCTGTGCCCTCTTTAAATACATTTCAAAGAATTCAATATACTTTTCAAAACCTACAGAACACTCATGTACTTACATTTGTAATGTGTTTACTGTCTATTTTATTGATAATGGGGTTAAGAAAATGGAAACATTCTTTTCCAGGGGCATTGTTCATTTTATTATTAAGTTCCTTAGCTACGTATTATTTTAAATTATATGATCAGGGAATTTCAGTGATTGGTGAAGTTCCAAAAGGGCTACCTGATTTTGAACTACCAGATTTTAGCTACCAAAACATGCTTACCCTATTACCTGCTGTTCTTACCATTACCTTTATAGGATATGTTGGCAGTATTGGTATTGCCAAATCCCTGGAATTAAAAAATAAAGATCACGTAATTAAACCCAGCCAGGAACTTTTAGCGCTTGGTATAGCGAAAGTGATCGGGGCTTTTTTTCAAGCAGTACCTTCCTCAGGGAGTTACAGCCGGACCGCTATTAACGACAGGGCAGGAGGTAAGACCCAAATTTCCTCATTGATCACAGCAATTTTAGTGGTTATTTCCCTTTTGTTTTTAACCACATACTTCTATTACATTCCCAAAGCCGTACTTGCCGCTATCATTTTAGTTTCGGTATTGGGGTTAATTGATGTGAAAGAAGCGATACATTTATGGCATATTAAAAGAAAGGAATTTATCATTATGATTACTACTTTTATTGGTACGCTGATCATAGGAGTAGAGTTAGGAATTTTTATCGGTGTTTTATCAGCCTACTTTTTTCTACAATATCACAGTTCCCGTCCGCACGTAGCTGAACTTGTAAAAATCCCTGATACGAACTATTACCGAAATATTTTAAGGTTTCCGGAAGCCCTACGTTCAGAACAATATCTAATTATCCGTTTTGATGATCAATTGTATTTTGCCAATGCTACTTATTTTAAAGATGTTATTTTAAAACATATTGGACAGCGTAGCGTAACGCCAAAATTTTTAATCCTGGATGCAAAAAATATGCATGATATGGACACTACCGGTTTGTACATTCTGGAAGATGTATATACATATCTTGAAAACTCCGAAATACAATTATTAATCAGCGGAGCCATCGGGCCGGTTCGGGATTTTTTGCAAAGATCAGGCTTTACCGATCAGTTAGGAAGTGCGTATTATTTTATGACCATTGCAGATGCAGTAAGTTACGTAGAAAACAAATCGGTACATACTCATACATTTACTCCAGCTGTACAGTATAACGAAAGACGTTCTTTGTTGGATTAG
- a CDS encoding DMT family transporter has product MLLSALFFTAMNITVKYLSGFSAAQLVFFRSLGSLFFTVPLLIKNRISPLGNQRKWLVLRGVAGVTSMGLFFWSVQYLAIGTAVSLRYLAPIFASIFALLFLKEKIKILQFFFFGIAFSGVLLIKGFDHQLQTTGLVLVVGSAISSGFVYVLINKIGKHDHPVVIVNYFMMIAVFVGGIFSIFFWQKNPNISELLMLLSLGISGYFGQLFMTKAFQSQATNKVVSLKYVEVLFTLLGGVLLLGDNYTLISLVGMVLVITGLVLNITYKTSSS; this is encoded by the coding sequence ATGCTATTAAGTGCCTTATTTTTTACGGCAATGAATATTACAGTAAAATACTTATCCGGATTCAGTGCGGCACAATTAGTTTTTTTTAGATCTCTCGGATCTTTGTTTTTTACCGTTCCCCTTCTCATTAAGAATAGGATTTCACCTTTAGGAAATCAAAGAAAGTGGTTAGTTCTTAGAGGGGTTGCAGGAGTAACTTCTATGGGTCTGTTTTTCTGGTCCGTACAATATCTTGCCATTGGAACTGCTGTCTCTTTAAGATATCTGGCTCCCATATTTGCCAGTATTTTTGCACTGCTTTTTTTAAAAGAAAAGATTAAAATACTTCAGTTTTTCTTTTTTGGCATTGCTTTTTCCGGTGTACTTCTAATTAAGGGATTTGATCACCAATTACAGACTACCGGTCTGGTTTTGGTAGTTGGTTCTGCTATTTCCAGTGGTTTTGTCTATGTATTAATCAATAAAATTGGTAAACATGACCACCCTGTGGTAATCGTAAATTATTTTATGATGATCGCTGTATTTGTTGGTGGGATTTTTTCTATATTCTTTTGGCAAAAAAACCCAAATATTTCAGAACTATTAATGTTGTTGAGCCTTGGCATTTCTGGTTATTTCGGTCAGCTTTTTATGACTAAAGCTTTTCAAAGCCAGGCAACTAATAAAGTAGTTTCTTTAAAATATGTAGAAGTGCTCTTTACCCTATTAGGAGGAGTATTGCTATTAGGCGATAATTACACCTTAATCAGTTTAGTAGGAATGGTACTGGTTATTACCGGCTTGGTATTAAACATCACCTATAAAACCAGTTCTTCATAG